The genomic window GAACTCATACCGCTTCGGAGACGAGACCAACGCCGGCAAGGCCGACAGCCTCGCCTTCTACGCCGCCATCGACAACGTCGAGTTCGCCCTGACCTATCTCGACGAGATTCGAAAGGTGACCTACAACGACGTCATCGCCACCGCCCGCGCCTACCTCGACCCGAAGGACTGCTCGGTCCTCGTGGTGAGACCCAGCGAGAAACGGGCCGCTCGACCGGCCGAGGGGGTGGCCCGCCGATGATGCGCAGCCTTCTCCAACGACTCTTCCTGACCACGATGCTGGCCGTCACGATGACCGCCTGGGCATCAGCACAGGCGGCTCCGGTGAGCGGCCTGCCCGACATCAACCTGCGCGACAACGTGACGCGCACCGTCCTCGACAACGGCCTGACGCTGCTCGTGGTGGAAGATCGCCACACCGACATCGTCGGCGTCGAGATGGTCTTCCGGGTGGGGCAGTCGAATGAAGACGACGCCTCCGCGGGCATCACGCGCCTGATCCAGAACATCCTGGTGAAGCGCATGGAGAAGGCGCAAGGCCCGAACACGAACCTGTTCGAGCTCCGCGGCAGCCTGCTGAACGCCACCGCGTCGCCCGACTTCGCCGAGATCTCGCTGATGACCGACACGAAGAACCTGGGCGAGCTGCTCGGCGTCGTGGCCCGATCGGTGGCGAAGCGCCAGTTCACCGATGACGAGGTGACCGACGAGCGGCGCAAGATGGTCGAGCTGCTCGAGAGCGATCAGCGCGTGTTCAAGGCCATCTACGAGATCTTCTTGCAGATCTTCTACCGCTACCACCCGTACAAGCAGCCCCACGACGGCCACGCAGCCTCGGTGCGCCAGCTCACCCGAGAGCGCCTCGAGAAGTACTATGCGCGCTTCTGGGCCCCGAACAAGACCGTCGTCGCGGTGGTGGGGAACGTCGATCGCGACGCCGTGCTCGA from Pseudomonadota bacterium includes these protein-coding regions:
- a CDS encoding insulinase family protein — encoded protein: MMRSLLQRLFLTTMLAVTMTAWASAQAAPVSGLPDINLRDNVTRTVLDNGLTLLVVEDRHTDIVGVEMVFRVGQSNEDDASAGITRLIQNILVKRMEKAQGPNTNLFELRGSLLNATASPDFAEISLMTDTKNLGELLGVVARSVAKRQFTDDEVTDERRKMVELLESDQRVFKAIYEIFLQIFYRYHPYKQPHDGHAASVRQLTRERLEKYYARFWAPNKTVVAVVGNVDRDAVLEIVKREMGAMSRVEDKRLEVSWEPKAVERELYLTSGSNLAWILLGFPAPGLKSPDQAPMRILSSILGEGLSSRLWVELREKRGFAYEVSAMYPELEGPSHMIDYTITTPDHVNEVQSRIFKEIERIKTTPVSQEELDGAKRRLIGQYLLERETSKGRALNLAVQELLGSGYHADLLTVDRLKKVTREDVLRVARIYLTDYTLLVARPRGYSPPLFR